A DNA window from Streptomyces bacillaris contains the following coding sequences:
- the dop gene encoding depupylase/deamidase Dop yields MTVRRVMGIETEYGISVPGHPNANAMLTSSQIVNAYAAAMHRARRARWDFEEENPLRDARGFDLARETADSSQLTDEDIGLANVILTNGARLYVDHAHPEYSSPEITNPLDAVLWDKAGERIMAEAAERAAAIPGAQPIHLYKNNTDNKGASYGTHENYLMKRETPFSDIVRHLTPFFVSRQVVTGAGRVGIGQDGQEHGFQISQRADYFEVEVGLETTLKRPIINTRDEPHSDAEKYRRLHVIIGDANLSEISTYLKLGTTSLVLSMIEDAFITVDLAVDQPVRTLHQVSHDPDLHHLITLRSGRTLTAVQLQMEYFELARKYVDERYGTDADEQTKDILTRWEDTLNRLETDPMSLAGELDWIAKRELMEGYRRRDSLDWDAPRLHLVDLQYADVRPDKGLYNRLAARGRMKRLLDEDDVTRARTKPPEDTRAYFRGRCLEQYADDVAAASWDSVIFDLPDRDSLQRVPTLEPLRGTREHVEGLLDRCRTAEELVRVLSGG; encoded by the coding sequence ATGACCGTACGGCGAGTGATGGGCATCGAGACGGAGTACGGGATCTCCGTCCCCGGTCACCCGAACGCCAATGCCATGCTCACCTCGTCCCAGATCGTCAACGCGTACGCGGCGGCGATGCACCGGGCGCGACGCGCCCGCTGGGACTTCGAGGAGGAGAATCCGCTGCGTGACGCGCGAGGCTTCGACCTCGCCCGTGAGACCGCCGACTCCAGCCAGCTCACCGACGAGGACATCGGCCTGGCCAATGTCATCCTCACCAACGGTGCCCGGCTCTACGTCGACCACGCGCACCCCGAATACAGCTCACCGGAGATCACCAACCCGCTCGACGCGGTCCTCTGGGACAAGGCCGGCGAACGGATCATGGCCGAGGCCGCCGAACGGGCCGCCGCCATCCCCGGTGCCCAGCCGATCCACCTCTACAAGAACAACACCGACAACAAGGGCGCCTCCTACGGCACGCACGAGAACTACCTGATGAAGCGGGAGACCCCGTTCTCGGACATCGTGCGCCATCTGACGCCGTTCTTCGTCTCCCGCCAGGTCGTCACCGGCGCGGGACGGGTCGGCATCGGCCAGGACGGCCAGGAGCACGGCTTCCAGATCAGCCAGCGCGCCGACTACTTCGAGGTCGAGGTCGGGCTGGAGACCACGCTCAAGCGCCCCATCATCAACACCCGGGACGAGCCCCACTCCGACGCGGAGAAGTACCGCCGGCTCCATGTGATCATCGGCGACGCCAACCTCTCGGAGATCTCGACCTATCTGAAGCTCGGCACCACCTCCCTGGTGCTGTCCATGATCGAGGACGCCTTCATCACCGTCGACCTCGCCGTCGACCAGCCCGTCCGCACGCTGCACCAGGTCTCGCACGACCCGGACCTCCACCACCTGATCACGCTCCGCAGCGGCCGGACACTCACCGCTGTCCAGCTCCAGATGGAGTACTTCGAGCTGGCGCGCAAATACGTCGACGAGCGGTACGGCACCGACGCCGACGAGCAGACCAAGGACATCCTGACCCGGTGGGAGGACACCCTCAACCGGCTGGAGACCGACCCGATGAGCCTGGCGGGCGAACTGGACTGGATCGCCAAGCGGGAGCTGATGGAGGGCTACCGCCGCCGCGACTCGCTGGACTGGGACGCCCCCCGGCTGCATCTCGTCGACCTCCAGTACGCCGACGTACGTCCCGACAAGGGCCTCTACAACCGTCTGGCGGCCCGGGGGCGGATGAAGCGCCTCCTGGACGAGGACGACGTCACCAGGGCCCGTACGAAGCCTCCGGAGGACACCCGGGCCTACTTCCGGGGCCGCTGTCTGGAGCAGTACGCCGACGACGTGGCGGCCGCCTCCTGGGACTCGGTGATCTTCGACCTGCCGGACCGCGACTCGCTCCAGCGCGTGCCCACCCTGGAGCCCCTGCGGGGGACCCGGGAGCACGTCGAGGGCCTGCTCGACCGCTGCCGTACGGCGGAGGAGCTGGTCCGGGTGCTCTCGGGCGGCTGA
- a CDS encoding ferredoxin, with the protein MTVQQDAPGDGDAQDLEVWIDQDLCTGDGICAQYAPEVFELDIDGLAYVKSAEDELLQDPGATTPVPLTLLQDVVDSAKECPGDCIHVRRVKDSVEVYGPDAA; encoded by the coding sequence ATGACCGTGCAGCAGGACGCGCCGGGCGACGGCGACGCGCAGGACCTGGAGGTCTGGATCGACCAGGACCTCTGTACGGGCGACGGCATCTGCGCGCAGTACGCGCCGGAGGTCTTCGAGCTGGACATCGACGGCCTGGCGTACGTGAAGAGCGCCGAGGACGAGCTGCTGCAGGACCCCGGCGCCACCACCCCGGTGCCGCTGACACTCCTCCAGGACGTGGTCGATTCGGCCAAGGAGTGCCCCGGGGACTGCATCCATGTCCGGCGGGTCAAGGACAGCGTCGAGGTGTACGGGCCGGACGCGGCCTGA
- the arc gene encoding proteasome ATPase produces the protein MAAHDDDINRGIRPARGSEDPAGQVAYLEQEIAVLRRKLADSPRHTRILEERIVELQTNLAGVSAQNERLANTLREARDQIVALKEEVDRLAQPPAGFGVFLQANEDGTCDIFTGGRKLRVNVSPSVELEDLRRGQEVMLNEALNVVEAMEFERAGDIVTLKEILEDGERALVVGHTDEERVVRLAEPLLDITIRPGDALLLDSRSGYVYEVVPKSEVEELVLEEVPDIDYNKIGGLGDQIELIRDAVELPYLHPDLFKEHELRPPKGILLYGPPGCGKTLIAKAVANSLAKKVAEVTGQPAGKSYFLNIKGPELLNKYVGETERHIRLVFQRAREKASEGTPVIVFFDEMESLFRTRGSGVSSDVENTIVPQLLAEIDGVEGLENVIVIGASNREDMIDPAILRPGRLDVKIKIERPDAEAAKDIFAKYLTPSLPLHADDLSEHTGSREAAAHAMIQSVVERMYTESEENRFLEVTYANGDKEVLYFKDFNSGAMIQNIVDRAKKMAIKAFLEQGQKGLRVAHLLQACVDEFKENEDLPNTTNPDDWARISGKKGERIVFIRTLVTGKQGADTGRSIDTVANTGQYL, from the coding sequence GTGGCAGCCCACGACGACGACATCAACCGCGGCATCCGGCCCGCGCGCGGGTCCGAGGACCCAGCCGGCCAGGTTGCCTATCTCGAGCAGGAAATCGCCGTCCTGCGACGTAAGCTCGCCGACTCTCCGCGTCATACGAGGATTCTCGAAGAGCGGATCGTCGAGTTGCAGACGAATCTGGCAGGCGTGTCCGCACAGAACGAGCGGCTCGCCAACACGCTCCGTGAGGCGCGTGACCAGATCGTGGCCCTCAAGGAGGAGGTCGACCGGCTGGCCCAGCCGCCGGCCGGCTTCGGTGTCTTCCTGCAGGCCAACGAGGACGGCACCTGCGACATCTTCACCGGGGGCCGCAAGCTCCGGGTGAACGTGTCTCCCAGCGTCGAGCTGGAGGACCTCCGGCGCGGCCAGGAGGTCATGCTCAACGAAGCGCTCAACGTGGTCGAGGCCATGGAGTTCGAGCGGGCCGGGGACATCGTCACCCTCAAGGAGATCCTCGAGGACGGCGAGCGGGCCCTGGTGGTCGGGCACACCGACGAGGAGAGGGTGGTGCGGCTCGCCGAGCCGCTGCTGGACATCACCATCCGCCCCGGCGACGCCCTGCTGCTCGACTCCCGGTCCGGCTACGTCTACGAGGTGGTCCCGAAGAGCGAGGTCGAGGAGCTCGTCCTCGAAGAGGTTCCGGACATCGACTACAACAAGATCGGCGGTCTGGGCGACCAGATCGAGCTGATCCGCGACGCGGTCGAGCTGCCCTACCTCCACCCCGACCTCTTCAAGGAGCACGAACTGCGACCGCCGAAGGGCATCCTGCTCTACGGCCCGCCCGGCTGCGGCAAGACGCTCATCGCCAAGGCCGTCGCCAATTCGCTCGCCAAGAAGGTCGCCGAGGTGACCGGGCAGCCCGCGGGGAAGAGCTACTTCCTCAATATCAAGGGCCCCGAGCTGCTCAACAAGTACGTCGGTGAGACCGAGCGCCACATCCGCCTGGTCTTCCAGCGTGCCCGGGAGAAGGCGAGCGAGGGCACCCCCGTCATCGTCTTCTTCGACGAGATGGAGTCGCTCTTCCGCACCCGCGGCAGCGGCGTCAGCTCGGACGTGGAGAACACCATCGTCCCGCAGCTGCTCGCCGAGATCGACGGTGTGGAGGGCCTGGAGAACGTCATCGTCATCGGCGCCTCCAACCGCGAGGACATGATCGACCCGGCCATCCTGCGACCCGGCCGACTCGATGTGAAGATCAAGATCGAGCGTCCGGACGCCGAGGCCGCGAAGGACATCTTCGCGAAGTACCTGACCCCCTCGCTGCCGCTGCACGCGGACGACCTCTCCGAGCACACCGGCTCGCGCGAGGCCGCCGCCCACGCCATGATCCAGTCGGTCGTGGAGCGGATGTACACGGAGTCCGAGGAGAACCGCTTCCTCGAGGTGACGTACGCCAACGGTGACAAGGAAGTCCTCTACTTCAAGGACTTCAACTCCGGCGCGATGATTCAGAACATCGTCGACCGGGCAAAGAAAATGGCCATCAAGGCATTCCTGGAACAGGGCCAGAAGGGGCTGCGGGTCGCTCATCTCCTGCAGGCCTGCGTGGACGAGTTCAAGGAGAACGAGGACCTGCCCAACACGACCAACCCGGACGACTGGGCCAGGATTTCCGGCAAGAAGGGCGAGCGGATCGTCTTCATCCGCACGCTCGTCACCGGAAAGCAGGGCGCGGACACCGGACGCTCCATCGACACGGTGGCCAATACCGGCCAGTACCTGTAA